Proteins encoded in a region of the Sander lucioperca isolate FBNREF2018 chromosome 18, SLUC_FBN_1.2, whole genome shotgun sequence genome:
- the LOC116035724 gene encoding peptidase M20 domain-containing protein 2 isoform X1, with product MLTPAQYQLSTVHGELREHSGLSGHMEKQQQMKAALQRCIDRHKDELHSLSLDIWSRPELAGNETHAHDRLVRFFSQDQTWTVESHYKLPTAFRASWGAVGCGEGEQPGLNVGFLCEYDALPGIGHACGHNLIAEVGAAAALGLKAALENQTELPEPVKITVLGTPAEEDIGGKIQLIKAGAFADIDLVFMAHPAQQDASFLPCVAIVEVSVKYHGKASHASAYPWEGVNALDAAVLAYNNLSALRQQLKPEWRLHGIIKHGGEKPNIIPAYSELEFYLRTPLVKDLCDLKAKTEACFRAAAVATGCQVEIIYPTDGYDSILPNATLANLYENNGKALGIQFPEQPANFSGSTDFGNVSFIVPGIHPFFYICTDAFNHTEEYTEAAGAEKAQLYTLRTAKALAMTAVDVVCCPVLLRQVREDFRLAKLKQEK from the exons ATGCTGACTCCCGCTCAGTACCAGCTCAGTACCGTACACGGCGAGCTGAGAGAACACTCAGGACTTTCCGGTCACATGGAGAAACAACAGCAGATGAAAGCCGCCCTGCAGCGGTGCATAGACAGACATAAAGACGAGCTGCACAGTTTGAGTCTGGACATTTGGAGCCGACCTGAACTTGCCGGAAACGAGACACACGCGCACGACAGGCTGGTCCGTTTTTTTTCTCAGGACCAGACATGGACGGTAGAAAGCCACTACAAATTACCGACCGCATTCCGGGCCAGCTGGGGTGCGGTCGGTTGCGGGGAGGGGGAGCAGCCGGGGCTGAACGTGGGGTTCCTGTGCGAGTACGACGCGCTTCCGGGCATCGGGCACGCGTGCGGGCATAACTTGATAGCAGAGGTGGGAGCTGCCGCCGCTCTGGGGCTGAAAGCTGCTTTAGAGAACCAGACTGAACTCCCTGAACCAGTGAAG ATAACAGTTCTGGGAACTCCTGCAGAGGAGGATATAGGAGGCAAAATTCAATTGATCAAGGCAGGAGCCTTCGCTGACATCGACCTCGTCTTCATGGCTCACCCAGCTCAGCAAGATGCTTCTTTCCTGCCCTGTGTCGCAATCGTTGA GGTGTCAGTGAAGTACCATGGGAAGGCATCTCATGCTTCTGCATACCCTTGGGAGGGAGTGAATGCCCTGGATGCTGCTGTGCTGGCTTACAACAATCTCTCTGCACTCAGACAGCAACTCAAACCAGAGTGGAGGCTTCACG GCATCATCAAACATGGAGGGGAGAAGCCCAACATTATCCCTGCCTACAGTGAGTTAGAGTTTTATCTGCGCACGCCGCTGGTTAAGGATCTTTGTGACCTGAAGGCCAAAACTGAGGCTTGCTTCAGGGCAGCTGCTGTTGCCACCGGCTGCCAA GTGGAGATAATCTACCCAACCGATGGCTATGATAGCATTCTGCCAAATGCCACACTGGCAAACCTGTATGAAAATAATGGAAAAGCTTTGGGGATTCAGTTTCCAGAGCAGCCAGCCAACTTCTCTG GTTCTACAGACTTTGGCAACGTATCATTCATAGTCCCCGGTATCCATCCTTTCTTCTACATCTGCACCGACGCGTTTAACCACACTGAGGAATACACCGAAGCAGCAG GAGCTGAAAAGGCCCAGTTGTACACCCTGAGGACAGCCAAAGCCCTGGCTATGACAGCTGTGGATGTAGTGTGCTGCCCTGTTCTGCTGAGGCAAGTGAGAGAGGACTTTAGACTGGCCAAACTGAAACAGGAGAAATGA
- the LOC116035724 gene encoding peptidase M20 domain-containing protein 2 isoform X2, producing the protein MLTPAQYQLSTVHGELREHSGLSGHMEKQQQMKAALQRCIDRHKDELHSLSLDIWSRPELAGNETHAHDRLVRFFSQDQTWTVESHYKLPTAFRASWGAVGCGEGEQPGLNVGFLCEYDALPGIGHACGHNLIAEVGAAAALGLKAALENQTELPEPVKITVLGTPAEEDIGGKIQLIKAGAFADIDLVFMAHPAQQDASFLPCVAIVEVSVKYHGKASHASAYPWEGVNALDAAVLAYNNLSALRQQLKPEWRLHGIIKHGGEKPNIIPAYSELEFYLRTPLVKDLCDLKAKTEACFRAAAVATGCQVEIIYPTDGYDSILPNATLANLYENNGKALGIQFPEQPANFSGSTDFGNVSFIVPGIHPFFYICTDAFNHTEEYTEAAGAEKAQLYTLRTAKALAMTAVDVVCCPVLLSFLSFLSCTVER; encoded by the exons ATGCTGACTCCCGCTCAGTACCAGCTCAGTACCGTACACGGCGAGCTGAGAGAACACTCAGGACTTTCCGGTCACATGGAGAAACAACAGCAGATGAAAGCCGCCCTGCAGCGGTGCATAGACAGACATAAAGACGAGCTGCACAGTTTGAGTCTGGACATTTGGAGCCGACCTGAACTTGCCGGAAACGAGACACACGCGCACGACAGGCTGGTCCGTTTTTTTTCTCAGGACCAGACATGGACGGTAGAAAGCCACTACAAATTACCGACCGCATTCCGGGCCAGCTGGGGTGCGGTCGGTTGCGGGGAGGGGGAGCAGCCGGGGCTGAACGTGGGGTTCCTGTGCGAGTACGACGCGCTTCCGGGCATCGGGCACGCGTGCGGGCATAACTTGATAGCAGAGGTGGGAGCTGCCGCCGCTCTGGGGCTGAAAGCTGCTTTAGAGAACCAGACTGAACTCCCTGAACCAGTGAAG ATAACAGTTCTGGGAACTCCTGCAGAGGAGGATATAGGAGGCAAAATTCAATTGATCAAGGCAGGAGCCTTCGCTGACATCGACCTCGTCTTCATGGCTCACCCAGCTCAGCAAGATGCTTCTTTCCTGCCCTGTGTCGCAATCGTTGA GGTGTCAGTGAAGTACCATGGGAAGGCATCTCATGCTTCTGCATACCCTTGGGAGGGAGTGAATGCCCTGGATGCTGCTGTGCTGGCTTACAACAATCTCTCTGCACTCAGACAGCAACTCAAACCAGAGTGGAGGCTTCACG GCATCATCAAACATGGAGGGGAGAAGCCCAACATTATCCCTGCCTACAGTGAGTTAGAGTTTTATCTGCGCACGCCGCTGGTTAAGGATCTTTGTGACCTGAAGGCCAAAACTGAGGCTTGCTTCAGGGCAGCTGCTGTTGCCACCGGCTGCCAA GTGGAGATAATCTACCCAACCGATGGCTATGATAGCATTCTGCCAAATGCCACACTGGCAAACCTGTATGAAAATAATGGAAAAGCTTTGGGGATTCAGTTTCCAGAGCAGCCAGCCAACTTCTCTG GTTCTACAGACTTTGGCAACGTATCATTCATAGTCCCCGGTATCCATCCTTTCTTCTACATCTGCACCGACGCGTTTAACCACACTGAGGAATACACCGAAGCAGCAG GAGCTGAAAAGGCCCAGTTGTACACCCTGAGGACAGCCAAAGCCCTGGCTATGACAGCTGTGGATGTAGTGTGCTGCCCTGTTCTGCTGAG